In Rhodovulum sulfidophilum DSM 1374, the following are encoded in one genomic region:
- a CDS encoding DNA topoisomerase IV subunit A codes for MSDATEDPKHDALSEPLRRAIGERYLTYALSTIMDRALPDARDGMKPVHRRILFAMRELKLTATGGFRKSAKISGDVMGNYHPHGDAAIYDAMARLAQDFNVRYPLVDGQGNFGNIDGDNPAASRYTEARLTAAAEALMEGLSENAVDFRPNYDGTLEEPAVLPAAFPNLLANGSSGIAVGMATNIPPHNIDDLVGACLHLIKAPDAQDDTLLQYVPGPDFPTGGVIVEPKDSIAQAYRTGRGSFRLRARWEIEDLGRGQWQVVVTEIPYQVQKSKLIERIADLIQTKKIPILADVRDESAEDVRLVLEPRSRNVDPEVLMSTLFRNSDLEIRFSLNMNVLIDGRTPKVCSLKEVLRAFLDHRREVLIRRSQHRLDKIDHRLEVLAGLLIAFLNLDRVIDIIRYDDDPKAALMAEDWTRPHARAMSERDYVSPLPAAGPGGLTEVQAEAILNMRLRSLRRLEEIELTAERDRLTEERAGLLELLGQEEIQWKRIAEELREVRKNFGARAPGGARRTVFAEAAEVAEVPIEAMIEREPVTVVCSKMGWIRAMKGHLADGSALKFKDGDEGRFLIQAETTDKLILFGANGRFYTLPVVQLPGGRGMGEPVRLMVDLPNESEIVALFIHRPGEKLLVASSAGDGFLVAGDDVLAQTRAGKQALNVRAPAVARVCVPVHGDHVACVGQNRKVLVFPLEELPEMGRGKGVRLQKYKDGGLADATTFTLADGLSWHDPAGRTRTETDLTDWLGKRAGSGRMAPRGFPRDNRFT; via the coding sequence ATGTCCGACGCCACCGAAGATCCCAAGCACGACGCCCTGTCCGAACCGCTGCGCCGCGCCATCGGCGAACGGTACCTGACCTATGCGCTGTCCACGATCATGGACCGGGCGCTGCCCGATGCCCGGGACGGGATGAAGCCCGTGCACCGGCGCATCCTGTTCGCGATGCGTGAACTCAAGCTGACCGCGACCGGGGGCTTCCGGAAATCGGCCAAGATCTCGGGCGACGTGATGGGCAACTATCACCCCCATGGCGATGCCGCGATCTACGATGCGATGGCGCGTCTGGCGCAGGATTTCAACGTCCGTTACCCGCTGGTCGACGGGCAGGGGAACTTCGGCAATATCGACGGCGACAACCCCGCCGCCAGCCGCTATACCGAGGCCCGCCTGACCGCCGCCGCCGAGGCCCTGATGGAGGGGCTGTCGGAAAACGCGGTCGATTTCCGGCCCAATTACGACGGCACCCTCGAAGAGCCCGCGGTGCTGCCCGCGGCCTTCCCGAACCTTCTGGCGAACGGGTCGAGCGGCATCGCGGTCGGCATGGCGACGAATATCCCGCCGCATAACATCGACGATCTGGTCGGTGCCTGCCTGCACCTGATCAAGGCCCCCGACGCCCAGGACGACACCCTGCTGCAATATGTGCCGGGGCCCGATTTCCCGACCGGCGGCGTCATCGTCGAGCCGAAGGACAGCATCGCCCAGGCCTATCGCACCGGACGCGGCAGCTTCCGGCTGCGTGCCCGCTGGGAAATCGAGGATCTGGGCCGCGGCCAGTGGCAGGTGGTGGTCACCGAGATCCCCTATCAGGTGCAGAAGTCGAAGCTGATCGAGCGCATTGCCGACCTGATCCAGACCAAGAAGATCCCGATCCTCGCCGATGTCCGCGACGAGAGCGCCGAGGATGTGCGGCTGGTGCTGGAGCCCCGCTCTCGCAATGTCGATCCCGAAGTGCTGATGAGCACGCTGTTCCGGAATTCCGATCTCGAGATCCGGTTCAGCCTGAACATGAACGTGCTGATTGACGGCCGCACGCCCAAGGTCTGTTCGCTCAAGGAGGTGCTGCGCGCCTTCCTCGATCACCGGCGCGAGGTGCTGATCCGGCGCTCGCAGCACCGGCTCGACAAGATCGACCACCGGCTCGAGGTGCTGGCCGGCCTGCTGATCGCCTTCCTCAACCTTGACCGGGTGATCGACATCATCCGCTATGACGACGACCCCAAGGCCGCGCTGATGGCCGAGGACTGGACGCGGCCCCATGCCAGGGCGATGTCCGAGCGCGACTATGTCTCGCCGCTGCCCGCCGCGGGCCCCGGGGGCCTGACCGAGGTGCAGGCCGAGGCGATCCTCAACATGCGGCTGCGCTCGCTGCGCAGGCTCGAGGAGATAGAGCTGACCGCCGAGCGCGACCGGCTGACCGAGGAGCGCGCGGGGCTGCTCGAGCTGCTGGGGCAGGAGGAGATCCAGTGGAAGCGGATCGCCGAAGAGCTGCGCGAGGTGCGCAAGAACTTCGGTGCCAGGGCGCCGGGCGGGGCGCGGCGGACCGTGTTTGCCGAGGCCGCCGAGGTGGCCGAAGTGCCGATCGAGGCGATGATCGAGCGCGAGCCGGTGACGGTGGTCTGCTCGAAGATGGGCTGGATCCGGGCGATGAAAGGCCATCTGGCCGACGGGTCCGCGCTGAAGTTCAAGGATGGCGACGAGGGTCGCTTCCTGATCCAGGCCGAGACCACCGACAAGCTGATCCTGTTCGGGGCCAATGGGCGGTTCTACACCTTGCCCGTGGTGCAGCTTCCGGGCGGGCGCGGCATGGGCGAGCCGGTCCGGCTGATGGTCGACCTGCCGAATGAAAGCGAGATCGTCGCGCTGTTCATCCACCGCCCCGGCGAAAAGCTGTTGGTGGCCTCCAGTGCGGGCGACGGCTTCCTGGTGGCCGGCGACGATGTGCTGGCCCAGACCCGGGCGGGCAAGCAGGCGCTGAATGTCAGGGCACCTGCCGTGGCGCGGGTCTGCGTGCCGGTGCATGGCGATCACGTCGCCTGTGTCGGGCAGAACCGCAAGGTGCTGGTCTTCCCGCTGGAGGAGCTGCCCGAGATGGGGCGCGGCAAGGGCGTGCGGCTGCAGAAATACAAGGATGGCGGGCTTGCGGATGCCACCACCTTCACCCTGGCCGACGGGCTCAGCTGGCACGATCCTGCCGGGCGGACCCGCACCGAGACCGACCTGACCGACTGGCTGGGCAAGCGCGCGGGCAGTGGCCGGATGGCCCCGCGCGGCTTCCCCAGAGACAACCGCTTCACCTGA
- a CDS encoding SDR family NAD(P)-dependent oxidoreductase, which yields MTGKSVLITGCASGIGHDATHALKARGWRVFATCRQAADCDRLAAEGLESLQLDYASEDSIATALDEVLSRTGGRLDALYNNGAFACPGAVEDLPRDALREIFETNLFGVHDLTRRVIPAMRAQGHGRIVNCSSVLGLVPLKWRGAYSATKYALEGLTDTLRLEMRDTPIRVILIEPGPVTSKIRVNSIPHFERWIDWQNSARADQYRNTLLTRLYEDRGRDFFELPPSAVSRKLIHALESPRPRPRYFVTAPTHLMNLARRLLPTPALDWLIDKG from the coding sequence ATGACAGGAAAGTCGGTTCTGATCACCGGATGCGCCTCGGGCATCGGCCATGACGCCACCCATGCCCTGAAAGCGCGCGGATGGCGGGTCTTCGCCACCTGCCGGCAGGCGGCCGATTGCGACCGGCTCGCCGCCGAAGGGCTCGAGAGCCTTCAGCTCGATTACGCCAGCGAGGACAGCATCGCCACGGCCCTCGACGAGGTTCTGTCGCGCACCGGCGGCAGGCTCGACGCGCTTTACAACAACGGCGCCTTCGCCTGCCCGGGCGCGGTCGAGGATCTGCCGCGCGACGCCCTGCGCGAGATCTTCGAGACCAATCTCTTCGGGGTCCATGACCTTACCCGGCGGGTCATTCCCGCGATGCGGGCGCAGGGCCACGGCCGGATCGTCAACTGCTCATCGGTGCTGGGCCTCGTGCCGCTGAAATGGCGCGGCGCCTATTCGGCGACGAAATACGCGCTGGAAGGGCTGACCGACACGCTGCGGCTCGAGATGCGCGACACGCCGATCCGGGTGATCCTGATCGAGCCCGGCCCGGTGACCTCGAAGATCCGGGTGAACTCGATCCCGCATTTCGAACGCTGGATCGACTGGCAGAACAGCGCCCGGGCCGACCAGTACCGGAATACCCTGCTGACCCGGCTTTACGAGGATCGCGGCCGCGACTTTTTCGAACTGCCGCCCTCGGCAGTCAGCCGCAAGCTGATCCATGCGCTGGAATCGCCGCGCCCGAGGCCGCGCTATTTCGTGACCGCGCCGACCCATCTGATGAACCTCGCCCGGCGCCTGCTGCCGACCCCCGCGCTCGACTGGCTGATCGACAAGGGATAG
- a CDS encoding electron transfer flavoprotein subunit beta/FixA family protein, producing MKVIVPVKRVIDYNVKVRVKADGTGVDLANVKMSMNPFDEIAVEEAIRLKEKGQATEIVAVSIGVKQAQETLRTALAMGADRAILVVAAEDIHDDIEPLAVAKILKAVVDEEQPGLVLCGKQAIDNDMNATGQMLSALLGWSQGTFASKLEIDGDTAQVTREVDGGLQTIKVKLPAIVSVDLRLNEPRYASLPNIMKAKKKPLDEKTPADYGVDTAPRLTVLKTAEPRERKAGVMVASVDELLTKLKDEAGVL from the coding sequence ATGAAGGTCATTGTGCCTGTTAAGCGGGTGATCGACTACAACGTGAAGGTCCGCGTGAAGGCGGACGGCACGGGGGTCGATCTCGCCAACGTCAAGATGTCGATGAACCCGTTCGACGAGATCGCCGTCGAAGAGGCGATCCGCCTGAAGGAAAAGGGCCAGGCCACCGAGATCGTCGCGGTCTCGATCGGGGTCAAGCAGGCCCAGGAAACCCTGCGCACCGCGCTGGCCATGGGCGCCGACCGGGCGATCCTGGTGGTCGCGGCCGAGGATATCCATGACGATATCGAACCGCTGGCGGTGGCAAAGATCCTCAAGGCGGTGGTCGATGAGGAACAGCCCGGGCTGGTGCTCTGCGGCAAGCAGGCGATCGACAATGACATGAACGCGACCGGCCAGATGCTGTCGGCGCTTCTGGGCTGGAGCCAGGGCACCTTCGCCTCCAAGCTCGAGATCGACGGCGACACGGCCCAGGTCACGCGCGAGGTCGATGGCGGGCTGCAGACCATCAAGGTCAAGCTGCCGGCCATCGTTTCGGTCGATTTGCGCCTCAACGAGCCGCGCTATGCCTCGCTGCCCAACATCATGAAGGCCAAGAAGAAGCCGCTCGACGAGAAGACGCCCGCCGATTACGGCGTCGATACCGCGCCGCGGCTGACCGTGCTGAAGACCGCCGAACCGCGCGAGCGCAAGGCCGGCGTCATGGTGGCCTCGGTGGACGAGCTTCTGACGAAACTGAAAGACGAAGCGGGGGTGCTCTGA
- a CDS encoding electron transfer flavoprotein subunit alpha/FixB family protein: MAVLLLAEVTGGELQLDATAKAVSAAKTLGEVTALCVGEHARAAGEAAAKIEGVAKVLVAEDAIYGHRLAEPTADLIVSLAGAYDHIVAPATTDAKNIMPRVAALLDVMVISDVVAVVDADTFDRPIYAGNAIQTVKSSDAKKVMTIRTSTFEAAGEGDAAPVEDIAATGNPSLSEWVGDTAAESDRPELTSAGVIVSGGRGVGSEENFKLIEALADKLGAAVGASRAAVDSGFAPNDWQVGQTGKVVAPELYIAVGISGAIQHLAGMKDSKVIVAINKDEEAPIFQVADYGLVADLFDAVPDLTAKL, translated from the coding sequence ATGGCCGTTCTTCTGCTTGCCGAAGTCACCGGGGGCGAGTTGCAGCTTGACGCGACCGCCAAGGCCGTGAGTGCCGCGAAGACCCTGGGCGAGGTGACCGCGCTTTGCGTCGGCGAACATGCCAGGGCCGCGGGCGAGGCCGCTGCCAAGATCGAGGGCGTGGCCAAGGTGCTGGTCGCCGAGGATGCGATCTATGGCCACCGCCTGGCGGAACCCACCGCAGATCTGATCGTGTCTCTGGCCGGGGCGTATGACCACATCGTGGCGCCGGCCACCACGGACGCCAAGAACATCATGCCGCGCGTCGCCGCGCTGCTTGACGTGATGGTGATCTCGGATGTCGTGGCCGTGGTCGATGCCGACACTTTCGACCGCCCGATCTATGCCGGCAACGCGATCCAGACCGTGAAATCCTCGGATGCCAAAAAGGTCATGACGATCCGCACCTCGACCTTCGAGGCGGCGGGCGAAGGCGACGCGGCACCGGTCGAGGATATCGCGGCGACCGGCAATCCGTCCCTCTCGGAATGGGTTGGCGACACCGCGGCCGAAAGCGACCGCCCCGAACTGACCTCGGCCGGCGTGATCGTGTCGGGCGGACGCGGCGTCGGCTCGGAAGAGAACTTCAAGCTGATCGAGGCGCTGGCCGACAAGCTGGGCGCGGCGGTCGGCGCCTCGCGTGCCGCCGTCGACAGCGGTTTTGCCCCGAACGACTGGCAGGTCGGTCAGACCGGCAAGGTGGTGGCCCCCGAGCTTTACATCGCGGTGGGCATTTCCGGGGCGATCCAGCACCTCGCGGGGATGAAGGATTCCAAGGTCATCGTCGCCATCAACAAGGACGAGGAAGCCCCGATCTTCCAGGTCGCGGATTACGGCCTCGTTGCCGATCTGTTCGACGCCGTGCCCGACCTGACCGCCAAGCTCTGA